In Desulfomonile tiedjei DSM 6799, a genomic segment contains:
- the trhA gene encoding PAQR family membrane homeostasis protein TrhA has product MNTRTISGRYSIREEVANSLTHLLGILFSITGMVILILSSSESGNIWRIISCVVFGMTLILLYTASTLYHGIQNPSVKAFMRIIDHSSIFLLIAGTYTPFTLVNLRGPWGWSLFGIVWGLAFLGIIVQTALLRQWVGISVGLYVIMGWAVVVAIKQMLVAVAPPGMMLLLAGGLAYTFGIIFYVWHRLPYHHAVWHLFVLAGSIFHFFAVLFYAVPLEY; this is encoded by the coding sequence GTGAATACAAGAACAATTTCAGGGCGTTATAGTATTAGAGAAGAGGTTGCGAACAGCCTTACTCACTTGCTTGGAATCCTTTTTTCCATCACAGGCATGGTTATTTTGATACTGTCTTCAAGTGAATCGGGAAATATCTGGCGCATTATCAGTTGTGTCGTTTTCGGAATGACGCTAATTCTTCTCTACACAGCGTCCACATTATATCACGGAATACAAAACCCGAGTGTAAAAGCGTTTATGCGGATCATCGATCATTCATCGATCTTTCTTCTCATTGCAGGCACGTACACTCCATTTACATTGGTAAATCTCAGAGGGCCATGGGGCTGGTCTCTTTTTGGCATTGTCTGGGGACTTGCTTTTTTGGGGATAATCGTTCAGACAGCTTTGCTTCGTCAATGGGTTGGTATTTCAGTCGGATTGTATGTCATCATGGGGTGGGCCGTTGTTGTGGCTATCAAACAAATGCTCGTGGCTGTAGCGCCACCCGGGATGATGCTTCTGCTCGCAGGGGGGCTTGCTTATACTTTCGGGATTATCTTCTACGTCTGGCATAGATTGCCGTATCACCATGCCGTTTGGCATCTTTTTGTACTAGCTGGAAGCATCTTTCACTTTTTTGCAGTCCTGTTTTATGCTGTACCTCTGGAATATTAG